A genomic window from Prochlorococcus sp. RS04 includes:
- the gmd gene encoding GDP-mannose 4,6-dehydratase, protein MYKSKKALITGITGQDGSYLAEFLLSKGYEVHGLKRRSSSFNTGRIDHLYQDPHDFNCELILHYGDLTDSTNIIRLIGQIIPDEIYNLGAQSHVAVSFESPEYTANSDALGTLRILEAVRFLGLTERTRIYQASTSELFGLVQETPQTEKTQFYPRSPYGVAKLYAYWITVNYREAYNMYACNGLLFNHESPRRGETFVTRKITRGLARINAGLEKCIYMGNLNSLRDWGHAKDYVEMQWLMLQQEKPEDFVIATGRQETVRTFIEIAANKLGWNKNSSSNKAIIWKGEGLNEIGIRADTGEEVIKVDKRYFRPAEVETLIGDASKAKKILNWEPKISLEKLIEEMIENDKNIALKNSILEKEFSKKNKN, encoded by the coding sequence ATGTATAAATCAAAAAAAGCTCTTATTACTGGTATCACAGGTCAAGATGGTAGTTACTTGGCAGAATTTTTACTTAGTAAAGGATACGAGGTCCATGGTTTAAAAAGGAGATCTAGTAGTTTTAATACTGGAAGGATAGATCATCTATATCAAGATCCACATGATTTTAATTGTGAATTAATACTGCATTATGGTGACCTTACAGATAGTACAAACATTATTAGACTAATTGGGCAAATAATACCAGATGAGATTTATAATTTAGGAGCACAAAGTCATGTGGCGGTTAGTTTCGAATCGCCAGAATATACAGCTAATTCAGATGCGCTTGGTACTTTAAGAATTCTTGAAGCTGTAAGGTTTTTGGGATTAACAGAACGTACGAGAATATATCAGGCAAGCACAAGCGAGCTATTTGGACTAGTTCAAGAAACGCCGCAAACTGAAAAAACACAATTTTATCCTAGAAGTCCTTATGGAGTAGCAAAATTATATGCTTATTGGATAACTGTTAATTATAGAGAGGCTTACAATATGTATGCTTGCAATGGATTATTGTTTAATCATGAGAGTCCAAGAAGAGGGGAAACTTTTGTCACTAGAAAAATTACGAGAGGTTTAGCTAGGATTAATGCAGGATTAGAAAAATGTATTTATATGGGTAATTTAAATTCTTTACGTGATTGGGGACATGCTAAAGATTATGTAGAAATGCAATGGCTAATGTTACAACAAGAAAAACCTGAGGATTTTGTTATTGCTACTGGCAGGCAAGAAACTGTAAGAACATTTATTGAGATTGCTGCAAATAAATTAGGTTGGAATAAAAATTCAAGCTCCAATAAAGCAATTATTTGGAAGGGAGAGGGTCTAAACGAGATCGGGATAAGGGCTGATACAGGAGAAGAAGTGATAAAAGTTGATAAACGTTATTTTAGACCTGCTGAAGTTGAAACTCTAATAGGAGATGCAAGTAAAGCAAAAAAAATACTAAATTGGGAACCAAAAATTTCATTAGAAAAATTAATAGAAGAAATGATTGAAAATGATAAAAATATTGCTTTAAAAAATTCAATTTTAGAAAAAGAATTTTCTAAAAAAAATAAAAATTAA
- a CDS encoding sugar transferase produces the protein MFYKIFKRFCDFVFSLLLIIFLIPFFLLIAILIKMDSKGAIFYIQKRIGKNNKTFSCYKFRTMKPESKYLLKKILIKNPNFKNEFKNTRKIKNDPRITNIGKFLRFSSLDELPQIINVLKGEMSFIGPRPIVKSEIKKYGNNFEKAFLIKPGISGLWQVSGRNNLSYEKRIELDIFYSKNTSFLLDIKIFIKTLKVLILPFGKGGF, from the coding sequence TTGTTCTATAAGATTTTCAAGAGATTTTGTGATTTTGTATTTTCTCTTTTATTAATAATTTTTTTAATTCCATTTTTTCTATTAATTGCAATATTAATTAAGATGGATTCAAAGGGTGCTATTTTTTATATCCAAAAAAGGATTGGAAAGAATAATAAAACTTTTTCTTGCTACAAATTTCGCACAATGAAGCCGGAATCAAAATATCTTTTAAAAAAAATATTAATTAAAAATCCAAATTTTAAAAATGAATTTAAAAATACAAGAAAAATTAAAAATGATCCAAGAATTACAAATATTGGTAAATTTCTCAGATTTTCAAGTTTAGACGAATTGCCTCAAATCATTAATGTTTTAAAAGGAGAAATGAGTTTTATTGGGCCCAGACCAATAGTTAAAAGTGAAATCAAAAAATACGGGAATAACTTTGAAAAAGCTTTTTTAATAAAACCTGGTATCTCAGGATTATGGCAAGTAAGTGGGAGGAATAATCTTTCTTATGAAAAAAGAATAGAATTAGATATTTTTTATTCCAAAAATACCAGCTTTCTTCTAGATATTAAAATTTTCATAAAGACATTGAAAGTATTAATACTTCCCTTTGGGAAGGGTGGTTTTTGA
- a CDS encoding nucleotide sugar dehydrogenase: MDIPIKKICCIGAGYVGGPTMAVMSLKCPDICINVVDVNKERIDAWNSDDLSKLPVFEPGLAEIVGKTRGKNLIFSTRIKESVENADMIFISVNTPTKTKGIGAGKASDLKWVEASAREVAKFAKGHTIVVEKSTLPVRTAEVIQKILYSAEKNSGVLKKSFKVLSNPEFLAEGTAINDLLNPDRVLIGGDDKQAMLGLSEIYKEWVPEDKILLTNIWSSELAKLTSNAFLAQRISSINSISAICEVTGADVREVSRAIGKDSRIGSKFLNSGPGFGGSCFKKDILNLVYLAEYFGLTEVANFWESVVEINNWHQKRISEIIVKKLFGTVANKKLIILGFAFKANTNDTRESAAINICKNLLNEGANLLIYDPKVSASQIKNDLKINPTKSLVNENTSSNKDTGSWEHIKSIHNHQIFKNAYATIILTEWEEFKNLNWTVIAKQMVPPAWVFDSRSIVNIQEVRDAGLSLWRLGDGVGD; the protein is encoded by the coding sequence ATGGATATACCAATAAAAAAAATCTGTTGTATTGGAGCAGGATATGTTGGGGGGCCAACTATGGCTGTAATGTCTCTTAAGTGTCCTGATATATGTATAAATGTAGTTGATGTTAATAAAGAAAGAATAGATGCTTGGAATTCTGATGATTTATCAAAATTACCAGTTTTTGAACCTGGCCTGGCAGAAATAGTAGGAAAAACAAGGGGCAAAAATTTAATCTTTTCAACCAGAATAAAAGAATCAGTAGAAAATGCAGATATGATTTTTATTTCAGTAAATACACCCACTAAGACAAAAGGTATTGGTGCTGGTAAAGCTAGTGATTTAAAGTGGGTAGAAGCAAGTGCTAGAGAAGTTGCTAAGTTTGCTAAGGGTCATACAATAGTAGTTGAAAAAAGCACTTTACCTGTCAGAACAGCAGAAGTAATACAAAAAATTCTTTATTCTGCTGAAAAAAACTCTGGAGTACTAAAAAAAAGTTTTAAGGTATTATCTAATCCAGAGTTTCTCGCTGAAGGAACTGCAATAAATGACTTATTAAATCCTGATAGAGTTTTAATTGGAGGTGATGATAAACAAGCAATGCTTGGATTATCAGAAATCTATAAAGAATGGGTTCCTGAAGACAAAATTCTTCTAACTAATATATGGAGTAGCGAGCTTGCTAAGCTTACTTCAAATGCTTTTTTGGCTCAAAGAATTAGTTCAATAAACTCCATAAGCGCGATTTGTGAAGTTACTGGTGCAGATGTTAGAGAAGTTTCAAGAGCTATTGGCAAAGATAGCAGAATAGGATCAAAGTTTCTTAATTCTGGGCCAGGATTTGGAGGAAGTTGTTTTAAAAAAGATATCTTAAATCTTGTTTACTTGGCAGAATATTTTGGATTAACAGAAGTGGCTAATTTTTGGGAAAGCGTTGTTGAAATAAATAACTGGCATCAAAAAAGAATTTCAGAAATTATTGTAAAAAAACTTTTTGGGACTGTAGCAAATAAAAAATTAATAATTTTAGGATTTGCTTTTAAAGCTAATACTAACGATACAAGAGAATCTGCAGCAATTAATATATGCAAAAACTTACTTAATGAAGGAGCAAATCTTTTAATTTATGATCCTAAAGTTTCCGCCTCCCAAATAAAAAATGATTTAAAAATAAATCCAACAAAATCTTTAGTGAATGAAAATACTTCTTCAAATAAAGACACAGGAAGCTGGGAACATATTAAAAGTATTCATAATCATCAAATTTTTAAAAATGCTTACGCCACAATAATTCTTACTGAATGGGAAGAGTTTAAAAATCTTAATTGGACGGTTATAGCAAAACAAATGGTTCCACCTGCTTGGGTCTTTGATTCAAGGTCAATTGTTAATATTCAAGAAGTTAGGGATGCAGGTCTTAGCTTATGGCGACTTGGTGATGGTGTTGGAGATTAA
- a CDS encoding glycosyltransferase, with protein MKTIYRGNVALIHDWFAGEFYGGAEKVFKEIEEIILETKANYDIFSLVNHLEKNQHLNSKKVINTSFIQNLPFSKKHFHKYLPLFPLAIEQFDLREYDLVISSSHAVAKGVITCPDQLHISYIHSPMRYAWDQMNTYLKDSSYKKLGINPLLRLILQDLRKWDYLSSVRIDKLVSNSNFTAKRIKKYWGRNSLVIHPPVNIKKFCPKQSRDDFYLSVSRLVPNKRIDLLVKAFNKLDLRLVIVGEGPEKKQLMKIAQGNISFLNYQDDLAVKQLMEKCRAFVYAGTEDFGIAPVEAMAAGAPIIALKKAGILDTVNCINSTNIIPTGVLFNNQCDTDLRDCIKFFEDKKLWLEFSSQDINLWAQNFSIETFKNKFSNLIDKSLTEFK; from the coding sequence ATGAAAACTATTTATAGAGGAAATGTTGCATTAATACATGACTGGTTTGCAGGAGAATTTTATGGTGGCGCAGAAAAAGTTTTTAAGGAAATAGAAGAAATAATATTAGAAACTAAAGCAAATTATGATATTTTCAGTTTGGTCAATCACTTGGAAAAGAATCAGCATTTAAATAGTAAAAAAGTTATTAATACCTCTTTTATACAAAATTTACCATTCAGTAAAAAGCATTTTCATAAATACTTACCACTTTTCCCTTTAGCAATAGAACAATTTGATCTTAGAGAATATGATCTCGTAATAAGTTCAAGTCATGCAGTAGCAAAAGGTGTTATTACTTGCCCTGATCAGTTACATATAAGTTATATTCATTCACCAATGAGATATGCCTGGGATCAAATGAATACATATCTTAAAGATTCATCATATAAGAAATTGGGAATAAATCCTTTATTGAGGCTGATTCTACAAGATTTAAGAAAGTGGGATTATTTAAGTAGTGTAAGGATCGATAAATTAGTTTCAAACTCTAACTTTACTGCAAAAAGAATAAAAAAATATTGGGGTAGAAATTCATTAGTTATTCACCCTCCTGTAAATATAAAAAAATTCTGCCCAAAACAATCAAGAGACGATTTTTATTTAAGTGTATCAAGATTGGTTCCAAATAAAAGAATTGATTTATTAGTAAAAGCATTCAATAAATTAGATTTACGATTGGTAATTGTTGGTGAAGGTCCAGAAAAAAAACAACTTATGAAAATAGCCCAAGGTAATATTAGTTTTTTAAATTATCAAGACGATCTTGCGGTTAAACAACTTATGGAAAAGTGTAGAGCTTTTGTTTATGCTGGAACAGAAGATTTTGGAATAGCCCCTGTTGAAGCAATGGCAGCAGGAGCTCCAATAATTGCACTTAAAAAAGCTGGAATATTAGATACAGTTAATTGTATAAATTCCACAAATATTATCCCAACTGGTGTTTTATTTAATAATCAATGCGATACGGACTTAAGAGATTGTATAAAGTTTTTTGAAGATAAAAAACTTTGGTTAGAATTCTCTAGCCAAGACATAAACTTATGGGCACAAAATTTTAGCATTGAAACTTTTAAAAATAAATTTTCAAATCTTATAGATAAATCTCTTACGGAATTCAAATAA
- a CDS encoding NAD-dependent epimerase/dehydratase family protein: MKNILITGGAGFIGSALIIKLLENGHNVIAIDNINSYYDQKLKIDRINHIEETNINRKSSFKFYKLSISDKSALTNLFESNNFDTVVHLAAQAGVRHSIDNPDVYFHSNLLGFGNVIEEIRRNNVSNFIFASSSSVYGGNEDLPFKESHIVDTPVSLYAATKKSNELMAYSYSHLYGIPTTGLRFFTVYGPWGRPDMAPMKFTKAILEGRKIKVFNFGKMKRDFTYIDDVVEGILKCCFKPATSNKVSNNLFNSAPYRIFNLGNGQPVELMDFINILENSLGIKSKKEFIKMQQGDVVQTWANTSSLSEWIGYSPKTSIKDGVDKFTRWYKEYYGF, translated from the coding sequence TTGAAAAATATTCTTATAACTGGTGGGGCTGGTTTTATAGGATCTGCTTTAATAATTAAACTACTTGAAAATGGTCATAATGTTATTGCTATTGATAATATAAATTCTTATTATGACCAGAAACTCAAAATAGACAGAATTAATCATATTGAAGAAACAAATATAAATAGAAAATCTTCTTTTAAATTCTATAAATTATCAATTTCAGATAAATCTGCCTTAACTAATCTTTTTGAATCTAATAATTTTGATACGGTAGTACATTTAGCTGCTCAAGCTGGAGTTCGGCACTCCATTGATAATCCTGATGTTTATTTTCACTCAAATCTATTGGGTTTTGGAAATGTTATAGAAGAAATTAGAAGAAACAACGTTTCTAATTTTATTTTTGCTTCAAGCAGTTCAGTATATGGAGGTAATGAAGATTTGCCATTCAAAGAAAGTCATATTGTAGATACGCCTGTAAGTCTTTATGCTGCTACAAAAAAATCTAATGAATTAATGGCTTATTCTTATAGTCATTTATACGGTATACCTACTACTGGCTTGAGATTTTTTACAGTTTATGGTCCTTGGGGAAGACCTGATATGGCACCAATGAAGTTTACAAAAGCAATCCTAGAAGGAAGAAAGATAAAGGTATTTAATTTTGGAAAAATGAAGAGGGATTTTACATATATCGATGATGTTGTTGAAGGAATTCTAAAATGCTGTTTTAAGCCTGCTACGAGTAATAAAGTTTCTAATAATTTATTCAATTCGGCGCCCTATAGAATTTTTAATTTAGGAAATGGCCAACCAGTAGAACTTATGGATTTTATTAATATTTTAGAAAATTCTTTAGGGATTAAATCAAAAAAAGAATTTATAAAGATGCAACAAGGAGATGTGGTCCAAACATGGGCAAATACATCGAGTCTTAGTGAATGGATAGGATATAGCCCTAAAACATCTATAAAAGATGGAGTTGATAAGTTTACAAGATGGTATAAAGAGTATTATGGGTTTTAA
- the galE gene encoding UDP-glucose 4-epimerase GalE — MKSILVTGGAGFIGSHTCVKLLQEGFDVCIADSLVNSSEFTITQINKIIKNFHKDKYGKLFFRKGDLRNKNFVQDLFSEFKNKKNPFESVIHFAGLKAVEESINKPLDYWNVNLISTINLLSIMEQNNCNTIVFSSSATIYETAKDRLLKENDQKNPINPYGNTKLAIETLLNDLFNSNPGKWKIANLRYFNPVGAHESGLIGENPLNKPSNLFPLILKVAKGEYEHLSIFGNDWETRDGTCIRDYIHVMDLAEAHFEALNFLKRSKPQILPLNIGTGKGTTVLEVLEAFKKINKCEVFHKIKNRRKGDNCCVVADNNLAKETLGWYPKRGMYEICSDLWKSASLD; from the coding sequence ATGAAATCTATTCTAGTTACTGGGGGCGCCGGATTTATAGGAAGTCATACATGTGTCAAACTGCTTCAAGAAGGTTTTGATGTTTGTATTGCTGATTCTTTAGTAAATAGTTCAGAATTTACCATAACACAAATAAATAAGATTATTAAAAACTTTCATAAAGATAAATACGGTAAATTATTTTTTAGAAAAGGCGATTTGAGAAATAAAAATTTTGTTCAAGATTTATTTTCTGAATTTAAAAATAAAAAAAATCCTTTTGAATCTGTAATACATTTTGCAGGCCTCAAAGCAGTTGAAGAATCTATCAATAAACCTTTGGATTATTGGAATGTGAATTTAATTTCTACAATTAATCTTTTATCAATAATGGAACAAAATAATTGCAATACTATCGTCTTTAGTAGCAGTGCGACCATATATGAAACAGCCAAAGATCGTTTATTGAAAGAAAATGATCAAAAGAATCCAATAAATCCTTATGGAAATACTAAATTAGCAATTGAAACACTTTTGAATGATTTATTCAATAGCAATCCAGGAAAATGGAAAATAGCAAATCTAAGATATTTCAATCCAGTTGGAGCTCATGAATCAGGCCTTATAGGAGAAAATCCACTAAATAAGCCATCAAATCTTTTTCCTTTAATTCTAAAAGTTGCAAAAGGAGAATATGAACATCTTTCAATTTTTGGAAATGATTGGGAGACTAGAGATGGAACCTGCATAAGAGACTATATACATGTTATGGATTTAGCAGAAGCGCATTTTGAAGCATTGAATTTTCTTAAAAGAAGTAAACCCCAGATTTTACCTCTGAATATTGGGACAGGAAAAGGTACAACAGTTTTAGAAGTTTTGGAAGCATTTAAAAAAATAAATAAATGTGAAGTGTTTCATAAAATCAAGAATAGAAGAAAGGGAGATAACTGTTGTGTGGTCGCAGACAATAATTTAGCTAAAGAAACACTAGGTTGGTATCCAAAAAGAGGTATGTACGAAATATGTTCTGATTTATGGAAATCGGCAAGTTTAGATTAA
- a CDS encoding GDP-L-fucose synthase family protein, producing the protein MGKLIDKKDRFFIAGHNGMAGSAICRALIKNNYRNSISVRRDELDLCNHESVIKWFYNNKPEVVVIAAAKVGGIIANNSYPTEFLLDNMKIQNNIIEAAWKNNVKRLLFLGSSCIFPKYCKQPMVEEDLLTGSLEQTNQWYALAKITGIKLCDALRKQYNFDAICLMPTNLYGSGDNYHKENSHVIPGLIRRFHEAVLEKKSQVKCWGTGSPLREFLFVDDLGSSCVYALENWRPKLNELNFLNVGSGNEITIKDLAYKIANICGFTGEILWEKDKPDGTPRKLLDIRKFTEIGWSASTDLDQGLKISYKSFLEELKNNKLRK; encoded by the coding sequence ATGGGAAAATTAATCGATAAAAAAGATAGATTTTTTATTGCAGGTCATAATGGCATGGCAGGTAGTGCAATTTGTAGAGCACTTATTAAAAACAACTATAGAAATAGTATTTCTGTTCGCAGAGATGAACTAGATCTTTGTAATCATGAATCAGTAATCAAATGGTTTTATAATAATAAACCTGAAGTTGTTGTTATAGCAGCTGCCAAAGTTGGAGGTATCATAGCTAATAATTCTTATCCAACTGAATTCTTGTTAGATAACATGAAAATACAAAATAACATCATCGAAGCTGCTTGGAAAAATAATGTTAAAAGGCTTTTATTTCTTGGGAGTAGTTGTATCTTTCCAAAATATTGTAAACAGCCCATGGTTGAAGAAGATCTTTTAACAGGCTCGCTTGAGCAAACTAATCAATGGTATGCATTAGCAAAAATAACAGGAATAAAATTATGTGATGCTTTAAGAAAACAATATAACTTTGATGCAATATGCTTGATGCCTACTAACTTATATGGAAGTGGTGATAATTACCATAAAGAAAACAGTCACGTTATTCCTGGATTGATTAGACGATTTCATGAGGCAGTTTTAGAAAAAAAATCACAAGTAAAATGCTGGGGCACCGGATCACCTCTACGTGAATTCCTTTTTGTTGATGATCTTGGTAGTTCATGCGTATATGCTTTAGAAAATTGGAGACCAAAATTAAATGAATTAAATTTTTTAAATGTAGGATCAGGGAATGAAATTACCATTAAAGACCTAGCTTACAAAATAGCTAATATATGTGGATTCACAGGAGAAATCTTATGGGAAAAAGATAAGCCAGATGGCACACCAAGAAAGCTTCTTGATATCCGTAAATTCACTGAAATAGGATGGTCTGCATCTACTGATTTAGATCAAGGATTAAAGATATCTTATAAGAGTTTTTTAGAAGAGTTAAAGAATAATAAATTAAGAAAATAA
- a CDS encoding mannose-1-phosphate guanylyltransferase/mannose-6-phosphate isomerase — protein sequence MKIYPLILCGGSGKRLWPLSRQSYPKQFLSLYGEGDKTLLQKTYERISNHKDIQDPIIICNEEHRFLVAEQMRNINVNPKAIILEPEGRNTAPAISLGTFKAIEEDENSLLLVLSADHIIKDVELFMKVLIEGFKSAEEDNLVTFGILPNKPEVGYGYIESESNLDKEAIKGSKIIKFIEKPNEDLAKKLIESKRYTWNSGMFVFKTKVIMDELQKYAPLILEQCKKAMNESKKDLDFIRVDKNSFLKTPNIPIDIAVMEKTDKGVVIPLDAGWSDIGSWESLWESKKKDASGNVVEGNIVNYKCQDSYLRSESRLLVTLGLKDIILVETCDAILAAERKYSKEIKTIVNQLINNKFSEGKMNKKVYRPWGFYTSLIESESWLVKTINVNPGSTLSLQMHHHRAEHWVVVNGTAYVEVNENSFELNENESTFIPLGAKHRLSNKGLIPLVLIEIQSGNYISEDDIVRFEDSYGRS from the coding sequence ATGAAAATATACCCTTTAATTTTATGCGGAGGAAGTGGTAAAAGACTTTGGCCTTTATCAAGACAAAGTTATCCAAAACAATTTTTATCTCTATATGGAGAAGGAGATAAAACATTATTGCAAAAAACTTATGAAAGAATATCAAATCATAAGGATATTCAGGATCCAATTATCATTTGTAATGAAGAGCATAGATTTTTAGTTGCAGAGCAAATGAGAAATATAAATGTAAATCCCAAGGCAATAATACTTGAACCTGAGGGGAGGAATACTGCACCTGCAATCTCTCTTGGAACTTTTAAAGCAATTGAAGAAGATGAAAATTCTTTATTATTAGTTTTATCCGCTGATCACATAATAAAAGATGTTGAACTTTTCATGAAAGTTTTAATAGAAGGCTTTAAAAGCGCAGAAGAAGATAATTTGGTAACTTTTGGAATCTTACCTAATAAACCTGAGGTTGGGTATGGTTATATAGAAAGCGAATCTAATCTTGATAAAGAAGCCATAAAAGGCTCAAAAATCATAAAATTCATTGAGAAACCTAATGAGGATTTAGCCAAAAAACTTATAGAAAGCAAACGATATACATGGAATAGTGGAATGTTTGTTTTTAAAACCAAAGTAATAATGGATGAACTCCAGAAATATGCTCCATTAATTCTTGAACAATGCAAAAAAGCGATGAATGAAAGTAAGAAAGATCTTGACTTTATAAGAGTTGATAAAAATTCTTTTCTAAAAACCCCGAATATTCCAATTGATATTGCTGTCATGGAAAAAACAGATAAAGGGGTAGTAATACCTCTTGATGCAGGATGGAGTGATATTGGTTCCTGGGAGTCATTATGGGAAAGCAAAAAAAAGGATGCCTCTGGAAATGTAGTAGAGGGAAATATCGTAAATTACAAATGTCAAGATTCCTACCTAAGAAGCGAAAGTAGACTATTAGTAACTCTGGGATTAAAAGACATCATATTAGTTGAAACATGTGATGCTATCCTCGCCGCAGAAAGAAAATATTCAAAGGAGATTAAAACAATAGTTAATCAATTAATAAATAATAAATTCTCAGAAGGAAAAATGAATAAAAAAGTTTATAGGCCTTGGGGATTTTATACATCTTTGATTGAAAGCGAAAGTTGGCTCGTTAAAACAATAAATGTAAATCCAGGTTCTACTCTTTCTTTACAAATGCATCATCATAGGGCGGAGCATTGGGTAGTAGTAAATGGAACAGCCTATGTAGAAGTAAATGAAAACTCTTTTGAACTAAATGAGAATGAAAGTACTTTTATACCATTAGGAGCAAAGCATAGATTAAGTAATAAAGGCTTAATTCCTCTAGTATTAATTGAAATTCAAAGCGGAAATTATATTAGTGAAGATGATATTGTAAGGTTTGAGGACAGTTATGGTAGAAGTTAG